ATTGGAGCCACCCAGTCGCTTCGTCGTCACTGCCAGTGCGGCGTTGTAGTCCGAGAGCAACTGCTCCCAGCTGGCAGATGCAGCTGCGGGCAGAGCCCGGACCACCACCGCCAGGCCAGTTCCATGCGTGTGCAAGGAAAGTGCGCCTGCTTCTCTCAGTCTCCTCTTAACGAGGTTCCTGGTCACAGCGTTCCCGACGGCTTTGGAGACAATGAAGCCGATTCG
This Paenarthrobacter sp. GOM3 DNA region includes the following protein-coding sequences:
- the rnpA gene encoding ribonuclease P protein component, with the translated sequence MLATPNRLRTSTDFSTTVRSGVRNGRRNLVLYTASIGAGEPSRIGFIVSKAVGNAVTRNLVKRRLREAGALSLHTHGTGLAVVVRALPAAASASWEQLLSDYNAALAVTTKRLGGSNPRNASPDRNGTTTEGTPRA